ATAACGAAGAATTGATTCACTTAGGACAAAATACCTTGCTGGGTTCCCTCCATTATTGCAACCTAAAGGAGAATTGCTGGAGGGCCTATGGGGAAGAACTATTTCAGCAACTCTGTGCACTGTTCTTTTGGACTCAGAAAGTCAATATCCCCACTTAGGACTGACTGTTTCTCATAGTTCTTGTGACATAGACTGCTATGAATTGtgaatgaatttatttttatggacTAGAAGAAACACCAGGAGAAAGCTGGAAACCACTGTTTGATAAAACTCTTTCCTTTCAGGGGAAATAAGTACAATCTCATGGATTCAGTCACTGTGGAAAAAAGCCCCTCAGCTATGTGAATGCTGCTGTTTAGAGAAGGGAAAAGTGAAACTGCCAAAGTGGGGATGGTGTGGATTCCACACATCTCTAGAACAACTATTTTTAGGGAACTAACCCTTCTTCTCTCCCAAGACTTACTTCAGAAAAGCACATCTAAACGTAAACCGCTTTGAAGTATCAGAAGGCAGATATCAGAGTCTCTGGGGAGATTAGCTAAGACTGGGTTAAACTGGTCTCTTAAGCTACTGTTGGAAAAAGAAGCCAAGGACAGAAAGGACCATTGCCTCATCCTCAGGTgttattcctttctctttccccagagtctcaaaaattaaaataaagatgagACTTCAAATTACCACTCAAGTGCATTGCCTTTCTGTTGGACTGTAGAAGAAAATCAGGTATGGGGTAAACATGTCATTAGCGAGAGAAGGGAGCACTTACTGTGTGATTAAGCTTTCATTTGGTTGAGAAACTTcaaaataatgaggaaaaaatcttCAGGAAGTAATGTACAGTTTCCCCCAAATCTCTCAGCTTTACTTCTGTAATAGCTTTGAAGTTAAACTGCACTAAGTGAGCAAAGGTAAGCTTTTAACATTgtatttccctttcctctcaAGTTAATCCTAGGAGGCTTGTAGGTAAGGTCTGTGTAGTGGTGGAATATACCTGAGCAGAGtaaaatgcaaaggaaagaaattgtttCATGAGCTGCGtagagaagaaataataaaatacagtgTGACTCAAATCAAGATGTGAACCACTGGAGAGAGTTCTGATGCTGAAAAGATCATTCCTCATGCTTTTATCCATGCTTGTCTTGTGTTGTGTCTTTGTAGGGGCATTTCAGAACAATGTAGGAAAGTATTCTGGATTCAGCCAGTCCATAGCTGTCCCAGAGCTATGGGCTAGGTTGATATTCTGTCTTGCACCACTCAGTTAACTGTTGGACTTCTTGTTCTGCTGGTTGGTCTTAGGGTACAGCAACCCAGAGTTGTATCTAGAAGGCAGCTCTACTCCTTGGATGTTGCTGCATGTTATTGTAATGGTGGGTATCTGAGCTGCCAATGATCCATAGTGAGATTCTCCTTTCCTTTGTTGAATACTGTTCAGGCTCTCGCCTTCCTAAAGgatgcaaatatttaaaagagatggaaagaacAAGGAGATCACATTGCATCATCTATGAAAAAGGGGCATATTAGATAAGCACTCTGCTGATCCCCATGACTACCTCAAAACCAACTTAAGTGATGGAGGAAGAAGTTAGacctgaaaatttatttttttaaatttcattaataACTTATAAGGAAAAACCTGTTAAGTTAATGTACTAAGATTTTGCATTTGCTACCTAAGAGTTAGTCTACTTTGAAGAAAGACCAGGCTCATGAAAGCACATTCAATTATGAACAAAAGTGCTAAGAATGTGCTCAGAGAGCCTATGAATTCAATCGAGTAAGGAGTTCCCCCACAAAGAGGGGCTGTTTAGGTTCACTGGAACAAGAGGCAATGTAAAGTGTAGTGATAACAGTATGGATAGTCTGAAGGGGGAAGCAAACTGTATAACAAGGTGAAAACAGGAATTGAGGGAAAAATTAATTAGCATTTTTTGACAATAAGCAGAGGTAGCTCTTGCTTGCACAGCACCAGGAAATCAGTTAGGATGAGGCTAGCAATAGTTCTTCAAGATCACTGCTAACAATAGAGAGATAATTTAAGATGATTGTATTACATTGGGGTCAATACTGCAGATAAAACTGCCATGTTATCACCTGTCAGCTCTTTGCTCTTACTTTCCTATCTGTTAAGAATTAAGGCAAGTTGGCTCCCTTATGATAGATGTCAAATTTTTTTACACATGTACCATAGCTGTGTTAGATGGAAGATGAAACAGACACTAGAACAATATCTTACTGAATAGATGACATGGCATGTTTCAAAAACTGACCTTGATTTCCTCCAAGTTGCATATTTTAGATGTTTTctgcaacccaaaccaaaaaaacattaaatagtTAACTTTGTACAGCAATACTTGCCACAGGACTATGGCTGTCTCAGACGTACAGCCATCAATATGGCTAACTCAGCTTAGTGTGCATATTATTCATAGAAAGGTGGCATGAAATAAATGCTTCTATGCTCCACCAAAGAAATCACAGACCCCATCAGAGCACTTACTAAGTGcaagaaaatattcagattCCTTCAAGAAGGATCCTGTAGTACATGTGCTCTGCTTAGTTTCAGCAATGATCTACCCTTTGTGGTGATGTTTTCTGCATTCTGCTGGAAGTATTTTGTGATATTCGCATCTCAAAAAATAGCTTAATTTGTGCTCAGGGACTGTCATTAGTTTTTATTCCCTCAGTTAGTTAGATGCATGCCAGATATTAAAATAATAGTTCTTACAGTAGGTGTAGCCATGTACTCTGTGACATTCAGTTCCACCATAAGTATGTCATCAGCATCTACTGCTATCTGAAAAATAAGCACAGGTAAGAAAGACATAAATGGCATATAGTTATGTctcaatattttatatatggaAAATTTAAAGTATagggggaaaaggagagcaGAAGTCTGACTGAAAATATGTTAAATAGCCTATTTTTATATCTTACTGTAAGTGCTCATTTGATTGCAAATAGTGAGACAACAGAAAGACTGGCCAAATAATTTGGACAGTGAAAGATCTATATTACTAAATACGCActtaaaaccaaacacaagCCAACACACCCATTCAGATGGTTCTATAACACAGCACCAGAAATGCAACAAAGACTGCTGAATAATGAACAAGGATGGGAATAAAAAGCTGATGACCTTTTACAACCTCTAAGTCATTATTTATTGTGGTAACTCATAGGTTATCAGCCTCTTCATGGCAGGAACCTTCATGATTAATTGTGGTACAATATGTAGATTTGTTAACTTACAGGTTGTCAGAGAATGTAGGTATTATGTAGGCAGCATATTACCTTGTCACAAATCCCAGAATCCTGGCTTTTCAGTTTGGGTTTGGCTCTTATGTCACTAATTTGAGTCACGTCTTTACCCGTTTCACAGGAAATCCGTCTGCCGGCGAGTCTGGAAACCATACTGGGGGTATCAGTTTCTGTTTCAGTACAGGCCTAAAATTAATACAGCAAAAACAATCACTCTGGGTTCCTTAGATTTTCCTCCAATTTGCCCCACCAGAGTCTGTGTTACCTAGACAGAAATCATAAAAGAGTCAGGCATTGCATAACAGATGTTTCACAAAAGTTCTGCCGTATATGACTTCATTAAATGTTTGGTTATAAGAAGTACAAACAAAACTATCAAGCCTGTTGTGTCTAAAATTGggcttactttttttttctccacaggaTGCACTgcaaaatttcaaagaaaatagtGTTTCATTACAATCTGTTGTTGAAAGTTCTCTGATGCATCTTGTAGCTCCAAGGACACAGTGTTGCCACCATAGCACCCAATTAGGAAGCACAGGTGTTTGGAGGAATTAGGACCAAAGTTCCAAAAGTGGCTTGAGTGGAAGCAGAAATAATTACAAGGAAAGGTCTCAGAACTGCAGAATCAGTTCTTTAGAAACAGTCTGTTTCATGAAAGAGCCCTGGTTTTATAAACTTTGTTCCAATTaatgggaaaacaaagaaatacaagGACAAAAGCCCCAACCCACCAGAATTTCCTACAAGTCAAAACTTCTATTAATTTTCCTCACTTTGTCAGCCTTTTCACTACAGTGatcaagaatcacagaatttcaCAGATGATaataaaacaatgaaacagTTAATGGGAGTGGCGAGCAGACCATGGCATGCCAGTCTGTTTTCTGTTGGACAGTGCACTTTGCCTTAAAATGGGTGAACATAACAGTGTGatataatttcaattttttcatTCCACAAAGGTTTTTTATAAGCAATCTATGTGCTTTGGCTATAGCTTCCGTGAGATGGGAGTATATGATTGCTTGAAAATACCCAAAGCAATTATTGATACTTTCAATATTGGATAATTTCAATTACTGATACTTTGATAAAATTTCcccagggaagaaaataaaaataagatgtGTAGAAAAACATGAACTGTGATGGAACTGACTAAAGAGGCCTAAGGAGTTTGTTACTACAGAGAGCAAATCCAAATTGGTGATGCCATAGCAGAGTTTTAATACATAACAGATTGATTGCTCGGAGAAGGATcaggacaatttttttctgtgtaactgCAGGGAAGGATAAAGGAGAcacagaagaaagggaagggaaaattaATTGATTTGGAGCAGTGACAATCTAGATTGTATTTTCAGAAGCAGCTTTCTCACTATTGGGGAAGCAATGATGAAAATGAATTTACACACTGAAGTCTTTCCAGACTGAAATGTCTTCATGGAAGACTTTTTAGTAGAGTTTAGCAAACTATCCAGGAGGACAATCTAAATATATGTTTTCCTGCTGAAGCAGGAGAGGTTGGGCTAAACTATTTCCTAGAGtccaacattttaaaaattgtgtatTGTGCTTTCCATTCTATGTCTAAAAGCAAGCATAATTTATCAACTTTCAGTTTGATGATCAGCTTTGACATAAAACACATGGCAGCATATGTACTGCCTTGTGAGTGTATGTCTAGAAATTTTAGAACTTAATTGAGACACATATGGtgcaaaaaacccccccaaaaataaTTATCAGTGAGCATTGAAGCAATATTGTTTGCTCAAACTTGAGCCCTTCTTTCTGCTCTGTACTTCAGCTAAGCTGATATTactaataaattattttatggcCAAATCAAATATTTAGGGGAACATACATTCTTGTCAGAAAATCTCATCTCTGTCATTGTTCCAAACAAGATTCAGACTTATTCGAGGCTTATAGAAAATTCCAGAGTGAAGCATGCCAATTGCTTGGAATTTTTTACTCTGGGGAATTTTTGTTCTCCATTCCATTGGTTTACTTCAAGTATTAAGAGTTGCTTTCCTGATCAAATTGAATTGTTTTTGTGgttccccttccccagcactgatgGTAGTACAAGAACACACAGTCTGACTGAAGGAGTGCATAATTTTTTATGAATCAGGATTCAGAGTTCAGGAGAtgcagtaaaaaagaaaattccttttctaTTAGACAGCTTGAAAACTTTCCACCTGAATGGTGGCTACGAGGCAGAagaatttcatttcagttgGACCAATAAGTCAAAAGAATAGAGAGTGCAAAGAAATTGAGATGTCACTGTTGGAAATAACTGTCAGAAATCAGCGCTTGTCTGGATGAGATACAATTATTATCTTGCTGTGAAAAAGAATCACAAAAAAATCATGTATTTGCATATATTtggaaattttgtttaaaacagtTGCAATGAACTTATGAATGTGATTAGTTCCTTAGTAATGTAACTTTGGGTTGCAGGACAGAGCCTGGATGCCAAACACTTGCCCTGTTCTCAGCTGCTGTACAAAACATTTGGTTTCACTTACACTGGCAGCAGCAAACTGTTGAGGTCTGCTATGAGAAAGATTCTGTAATGGATTGACTGATTTGTCTCCATCTGATGATGAATATGTTTCCAAATATACTGCACTTTCAGAAAGCAGCATCTGTTTCATTACAACCTTGTTTTCACTAGAGAACTATCCAGTGAGTAgcagtttcttttttgtgtgtccCGTCTGCAAATCTGTGGTCagaccagcacagcctggaacTGTGGTCAGGCTTTCAAGGTGCTCTGGCTCTAAGCTTGCCTCACTTTCTAAAATTCCTATTGTTCCATCTTTCCACTCTTCCTTCAGTGTCACCAACCATCAAGAAAACAGCGATCTACATTCTTTTACACTTCATCACACTGtcttttatttcactttgtCCCTCCATTTTCTCTGGAGCTCTTGTAGTGAGCAGTGTGATGCATTTCATCTGGAGGATCTACCACTTAGAAGGACTCTATATGAAAATGAATTACTTTGAAGTTAAAAATGGGTGTATGGGAAGTGTGTCCCTTACTGATTCACTGTCAGAGAGAGAAGACggtctcctttttcctttgtgcagCCCACTTGTCTCAGAAGACTGGCTGGTGATGGTGGCTCGTCTGGAGGAGTAATAACTGCTGAAAGACCGCGAGTCTCTACGAGAAACTCTCAGTAGGGATCCAAGGCAAGGAACATGTGTTGCAATTGCTCTTCTAATGGATAAGAGGTAGAATCAGTCAGATTTTTTCTGTTAGCACAAAATTGCAGTCATCATAAACAATGCATTTATTCAGAAAGATGAACTAATGTTGCATGGATTGGAAAATTACTGGGTACAAAAAGAGTTTTCCAGATATCAGTTATTTTATCTACAATCACCCTGCAAGATCACTTATTCACAGTGTTCTCTTCTGCAGAACTCAAATTTATTGCTTGGCAGGGATAAGGGCATTAAAATATAGCTCTTGGAACTGAAGGAAGCTattaaaatcatgttttatCTGCTTTCGGCTTAATCagggcaaaaaaataaaattctgtgcCTTTAAACTGAACCTTGCAGAAGTACCAcataatgaattattttaatcttcCCCTAAGCAGCTATTCTAGTTTCCTCTTACACATCTGTTTACTGGCTATCTCTGGAGTTGTACAAAACATGTAGCTGTATTACAGTATTACTTTGCTCATATGCAGCGTAAGACGATTCTTGCCtacctttcctctttctgtctGCCTCTCTCATGAAGACAGTTTAAAAATTTACAATGCTTTCCTTTGTAGTGGAATAAGTAAACACAGATCAGTATCCATAAACATCTCTTAACTCCCATCTGCATAGTAATTTGTTCCAAGTACAAATTCCACTACCATATATACGACATTGAGAAGTTtccctggggagggagaggctATCCTGCAGAGTTAAGGTGAGCAGGTGAGGGAGAGACCAGGTACTAGTCCTAAAAGTGACAAAGTTACTCAGAGTTTCTTTGCTATATTCAACATAGCTTCTAAGCCTGAACTTACCTGTATTTGGGGTGAGTGATTGCATAAATGATGGGGTTATGGATGACGGAAGCTTTGGCAATTACGGCTGGTATGGAGTTCATAAAGGGTGTTAGGGCATGGGAATACCTAGAGTAATGCAAATACATTATATATTTAGTGTTGAGTTCTGTATTGTCTATGCAGTTATACATGGACAAGACAAtgctttattaatattataGAGAAAGTAAAAGGAGAGTTCTGTTCCCACACAGTAAGAGAACAAATTTCACCTCCTTTGCCTGTAAAGATCAACATCAGTCTAATTGCATTTCTGAGAAATATCATTTTCTTGGGGCTTCTCTTGCAGCACTTCACCACGGTGACTCAGGGTGATGGTAATTCCCATGTTATTTAGCCCAGGGACAATGTCAGCCTTCAAGAAGTGAATGTGCATTCATCAGCCTTGTATTCCTATAATGTTCCAAACTCAACAGATAAACTTGCTGAGCAATATGGTCACTAGAGAAGTGTGCAAATTGAGGCACTATAGGGAAAGATAACTGATAAATCTATTTCTAGAAAAATTCACTATTTGCCTGATAGTGAGctaaaaagggaagggaaaatatttttctgaactaAAGAGTGAAAGGAAATGATTGCCAGGTGTCCTATGTTAACACTCATCTGTTACTGTGACCAGGCATATATACCTGTTATCTGAAGGATAACAGAATTATGATTGTTGTCTGTTGGCCATGCTGCTCTCAGCCACTTAATTTCTGAATATAGCTTGAGGTCATCCTTAAGTCTTGGTCAGATAAAAGTCAATAGAACAGCTCAGACCAAAACAACAGTAACATTTCATAGGCAGTTTCTACCAGGTAAATCCTTCATAGACCTTAGAGGCTATGAAAGCCTCTTCCTGCATTGGTAGAGTGAACTCTAAACGAAGAATATGTTGCATTGTCAGATGAGTTGTCTTTAGTCTGAGACTGAAGCCACAGACTCCATGTCTGCCTCCCAGATGCAGCCTGCAGTGATTTTATCTCAGTTTACTGTAATACAAGTTCACAGGAGGCATCCAGGCTCCATCTATTAACCTCTAAAAAATCCCAGAAGGATTGCCCAAGAGGCATAgttaagaaatagaaaaaaaaaagctggatgAAGCTATGTTGCTCCCTGGATATCTTCATGAGCAAAATTTGCAAGTGCTCATTTGTGACATGCTGAAGAGTTATAAAATTGTCCATTTGTTCAGATTTTTGTGAACAAAAATGGAACAGAAGTCAAGTTCAGCAGGCACTTGATCCCCTAAGGCAGATTTGATCCTCCTAAGATAGAAGCTGAATCATACAGGACAGCCTGACAGTTCTATGTAGCTAAAATTGTTAGCTTAAAGCATctcctaatttattttttttaggtCTCTTAGAGTCCTGCAAGGTATTTGTGCTGCATTTCTGGCTCCTTGCTCTTCCTCTGTGTCTCACTGGTCACATACCAGTAGTGGTGGATGCCCAGTACTTAAGTCCCTCTTTGACAGGAAATGGGACACTCAGACACATTTGCATTTCTGAGTGGATTTGCATTTCTAAGTGAGGAGCATGTTTACCTTCAGTTTGCTGCTGCTTGGAATTACCCTTCTGCATATAAAGGGAGAGAATCCTCTTCtctcagtattttttcttcttaagcATAAGATTTTAAGAAGATTTTAGAAGTGCTATGTTTAGAAAACCACCTTCCTAAGCTATTTTAGTCAATTTTAGGCAAACCTACTTTTTGTTTCTGACTcaaaaaatacaaagagaagTGTTTGGTACTGTCATAGGAATCTTCCACTTGAGGTTTTGCAGGTGACAAGCTTTCCTAAAGCAGATAGTCACACACATTTTACAAAAGCTAAATTGAAGCATGGGAAAATTCACATGTTAACGTGGGAGAAATAACCACATAGAGCCAAGGCATCCAGATTCCCAATCTATTACTTGTGCCTGGATTATATCAACTATAGTCTGGTGTCAAGCTCTGTGCAGATACTGTTTAAATACTGTCATGTTTCTGTTGAAATTACTGCATAAAATGCTGACAATTAAATAGATGAAGAACATCCTTTGATGATGTATATTTAGGATCTTTTATATCCGACATCGAAAAGCTCCCAATGCAAGTATGTACTAATTTTGAACTTGCTTATACATGTAGGGTAGTTTGAtgtaacatgaaaaaataaataaacttttgTAAGTAAAAGaggtggagaaagaaaagagaataaatcCCTGGGTGCATCTTTTGGGGACCCTCTATTTAGCACTGTGGTGCTAAATAAAGTTCAAATAGTTCAAATATCCTAGTACAGAGAATCTGTATTCAGAAGTCTTCAGCATGGTAGTTTATGTTGCCAGTCATAAtagtacttttttctttctcttttttttttaactatttttaaagtcaaactaagaaaaaaatcacagtcaGCATGTGCCCCATTTGTTAAATATCACTCCTAAATATGTGAACATTTTGGACACACTTCAGAGATTAAACTTGACAAGTATCTTTgactttcatctttcttttacaACTCTATATCTTTTGATTTCACTGAATAGTCCTTTGCTGATACATTTATAATTACCCAGCAAAAGCTACCAGAGCAACAACAGAGTATGGTGACCAGGAAATGACAAAAAGTAAGATGACAATCAGTGCAATTTTGGCCATCTTCCACTCA
Above is a window of Pithys albifrons albifrons isolate INPA30051 chromosome 9, PitAlb_v1, whole genome shotgun sequence DNA encoding:
- the OPN4 gene encoding melanopsin isoform X2, with product MTVRDVPGAFPTVDVPDHAHYTIGVVILIVGITGTLGNFLVFYAFCRTRSLQTPANVFIINLAISDFLMSITQSPVFFTNSLHKRWIFGEKGCELYAFCGALFGITSMITLMVIALDRYFVITKPLASVGVTSKKKALLILVGVWLYSLAWSLPPFFGWSAYVPEGLLTSCSWDYMTFTPSVRAYTMLLFCFVFFIPLIAIICSYVFIFEAIKKANKSVQTFGCKHGNKEFQKQYQRMKNEWKMAKIALIVILLFVISWSPYSVVALVAFAGYSHALTPFMNSIPAVIAKASVIHNPIIYAITHPKYRRAIATHVPCLGSLLRVSRRDSRSFSSYYSSRRATITSQSSETSGLHKGKRRPSSLSDSESACTETETDTPSMVSRLAGRRISCETGKDVTQISDIRAKPKLKSQDSGICDKIAVDADDILMVELNVTEYMATPTKTSKICNLEEIKEGESLNSIQQRKGESHYGSLAAQIPTITITCSNIQGVELPSRYNSGLLYPKTNQQNKKSNS
- the OPN4 gene encoding melanopsin isoform X1 — encoded protein: MDLPVRAPTKMTVRDVPGAFPTVDVPDHAHYTIGVVILIVGITGTLGNFLVFYAFCRTRSLQTPANVFIINLAISDFLMSITQSPVFFTNSLHKRWIFGEKGCELYAFCGALFGITSMITLMVIALDRYFVITKPLASVGVTSKKKALLILVGVWLYSLAWSLPPFFGWSAYVPEGLLTSCSWDYMTFTPSVRAYTMLLFCFVFFIPLIAIICSYVFIFEAIKKANKSVQTFGCKHGNKEFQKQYQRMKNEWKMAKIALIVILLFVISWSPYSVVALVAFAGYSHALTPFMNSIPAVIAKASVIHNPIIYAITHPKYRRAIATHVPCLGSLLRVSRRDSRSFSSYYSSRRATITSQSSETSGLHKGKRRPSSLSDSESACTETETDTPSMVSRLAGRRISCETGKDVTQISDIRAKPKLKSQDSGICDKIAVDADDILMVELNVTEYMATPTKTSKICNLEEIKEGESLNSIQQRKGESHYGSLAAQIPTITITCSNIQGVELPSRYNSGLLYPKTNQQNKKSNS
- the OPN4 gene encoding melanopsin isoform X5, which produces MDLPVRAPTKMTVRDVPGAFPTVDVPDHAHYTIGVVILIVGITGTLGNFLVFYAFCRTRSLQTPANVFIINLAISDFLMSITQSPVFFTNSLHKRWIFGEKGCELYAFCGALFGITSMITLMVIALDRYFVITKPLASVGVTSKKKALLILVGVWLYSLAWSLPPFFGWSAYVPEGLLTSCSWDYMTFTPSVRAYTMLLFCFVFFIPLIAIICSYVFIFEAIKKANKYSHALTPFMNSIPAVIAKASVIHNPIIYAITHPKYRRAIATHVPCLGSLLRVSRRDSRSFSSYYSSRRATITSQSSETSGLHKGKRRPSSLSDSESACTETETDTPSMVSRLAGRRISCETGKDVTQISDIRAKPKLKSQDSGICDKIAVDADDILMVELNVTEYMATPTKTSKICNLEEIKEGESLNSIQQRKGESHYGSLAAQIPTITITCSNIQGVELPSRYNSGLLYPKTNQQNKKSNS
- the OPN4 gene encoding melanopsin isoform X4 — encoded protein: MHGMTRNPMPTQGWICLLEPQQTRSLQTPANVFIINLAISDFLMSITQSPVFFTNSLHKRWIFGEKGCELYAFCGALFGITSMITLMVIALDRYFVITKPLASVGVTSKKKALLILVGVWLYSLAWSLPPFFGWSAYVPEGLLTSCSWDYMTFTPSVRAYTMLLFCFVFFIPLIAIICSYVFIFEAIKKANKSVQTFGCKHGNKEFQKQYQRMKNEWKMAKIALIVILLFVISWSPYSVVALVAFAGYSHALTPFMNSIPAVIAKASVIHNPIIYAITHPKYRRAIATHVPCLGSLLRVSRRDSRSFSSYYSSRRATITSQSSETSGLHKGKRRPSSLSDSESACTETETDTPSMVSRLAGRRISCETGKDVTQISDIRAKPKLKSQDSGICDKIAVDADDILMVELNVTEYMATPTKTSKICNLEEIKEGESLNSIQQRKGESHYGSLAAQIPTITITCSNIQGVELPSRYNSGLLYPKTNQQNKKSNS
- the OPN4 gene encoding melanopsin isoform X6, whose product is MSITQSPVFFTNSLHKRWIFGEKGCELYAFCGALFGITSMITLMVIALDRYFVITKPLASVGVTSKKKALLILVGVWLYSLAWSLPPFFGWSAYVPEGLLTSCSWDYMTFTPSVRAYTMLLFCFVFFIPLIAIICSYVFIFEAIKKANKSVQTFGCKHGNKEFQKQYQRMKNEWKMAKIALIVILLFVISWSPYSVVALVAFAGYSHALTPFMNSIPAVIAKASVIHNPIIYAITHPKYRRAIATHVPCLGSLLRVSRRDSRSFSSYYSSRRATITSQSSETSGLHKGKRRPSSLSDSESACTETETDTPSMVSRLAGRRISCETGKDVTQISDIRAKPKLKSQDSGICDKIAVDADDILMVELNVTEYMATPTKTSKICNLEEIKEGESLNSIQQRKGESHYGSLAAQIPTITITCSNIQGVELPSRYNSGLLYPKTNQQNKKSNS
- the OPN4 gene encoding melanopsin isoform X3 gives rise to the protein MDLPVRAPTKMTVRDVPGAFPTVDVPDHAHYTIGVVILIVGITGTLGNFLVFYAFCRTRSLQTPANVFIINLAISDFLMSITQSPVFFTNSLHKRWIFGEKGCELYAFCGALFGITSMITLMVIALDRYFVITKPLASVGVTSKKKALLILVGVWLYSLAWSLPPFFGWSAYVPEGLLTSCSWDYMTFTPSVRAYTMLLFCFVFFIPLIAIICSYVFIFEAIKKANKSVQTFGCKHGNKEFQKQYQRMKNEWKMAKIALIVILLFVISWSPYSVVALVAFAGYSHALTPFMNSIPAVIAKASVIHNPIIYAITHPKYRRAIATHVPCLGSLLRVSRRDSRSFSSYYSSRRATITSQSSETSGLHKGKRRPSSLSDSESACTETETDTPSMVSRLAGRRISCETGKDVTQISDIRAKPKLKSQDSGICDKIAVDADDILMVELNVTEYMATPTEGESLNSIQQRKGESHYGSLAAQIPTITITCSNIQGVELPSRYNSGLLYPKTNQQNKKSNS